In a genomic window of Wyeomyia smithii strain HCP4-BCI-WySm-NY-G18 chromosome 1, ASM2978416v1, whole genome shotgun sequence:
- the LOC129718809 gene encoding zinc finger protein 107-like — MDSSILLVPSVSSLPVVSSAVNEGIYEANSQALARKKTNQCRNENDGKRGGSSNNNAGSKQKHKTDGELILVMEPQNPSPTKYFDQNGIPLKKEFLDSELQDMAGKGTKKRTKLTITCHKCCERFESKVEYEFHYRKSYNQEPIYACATCDKKISQYKAYRLHIYRHLNSANQRYTCGTCSKVFHQKSDLNRHESVHGNQSSQEPEPVTATTVPVKASCDRCDAVFESQAEVRSHAKKLHPIPKQMIECPDCGKFLSAGSLYSHRKIHSDGPKFTCEDCDKSFVQKINFIHHRKKHLPNDERPFPCGECGKAFFERSHLQRHQFFHSEERPFKCGLCGKCYKTERCLKVHSAVHNADRPFVCNECNKGFLSSSKLRQHSNIHSGLRPFKCKYCSRDFTNFPNWLKHIRRRHKVDHRTGEKLDSVPKFMTKKKEKIVTHKKDEVRDKQAKARQIKKKQLKEVFQLAIKEESLPFVGENSNIDLNLVSKDDLLQPLKMEEMDDIFPQLSDSVVQEENTTTQNVCTASLHRKVESGEHVSEPLGSPATRHDDMLDPPPLGLAADDSELFQFGYVQPEFDCDFSIKNDFSLRTEAVNVIRESESGMRSPPVDGLSSHGTGLVYDINSELPIFPTLISICGEEQQFQLINPNFIHLPQLRRATSASGTDVVTLKIETP, encoded by the exons ATGGATTCCAGTATTTTACTGGTTCCGAGTGTGTCTTCACTTCCGGTAGTGAGTAGTGCTGTGAATGAGGGTATTTATGAAGCAAACTCGCAAGCACTAGCGCGCAAGAAAACGAATCAATGCCGCAATGAAAATGATGGGAAAAGGGGTGGTAGCAGTAACAACAACGCTGGAAGcaaacaaaaacataaaactG ATGGTGAATTGATTTTGGTGATGGAGCCGCAAAATCCTTCTCCGACGAAATATTTTGATCAAAACGGAATCCCTCTGAAAAAGGAATTTCTGGATTCCGAACTGCAGGATATGGCCGGGAAAGGTACAAAAAAGCGCACTAAATTGACAATAACATGCCATAAGTGTTGTGAGCGGTTTGAATCTAAGGTCGAGTATGAGTTCCACTATCGGAAGAGTTACAACCAAGAACCGATTTACGCGTGTGCAACGTGcgataaaaaaatatctcaataCAAAGCTTATAGATTGCACATCTATCGACACTTGAATAGTGCCAATCAGCGTTACACATGTGGTACATGCTCAAAAGTATTCCATCAGAAGTCAGATCTTAATCGACATGAAAGTGTCCATGGAAATCAATCATCACAAGAGCCAGAACCAGTAACTGCCACTACCGTACCCGTTAAAGCTAGTTGTGATCGTTGCGATGCCGTTTTCGAAAGCCAAGCAGAAGTAAGAAGTCATGCAAAAAAATTACACCCAATTCCAAAACAAATGATTGAATGTCCAGATTGTGGGAAATTTTTGTCAGCTGGCAGCCTGTATTCGCATCGGAAGATTCATTCAGATGGCCCTAAATTCACTTGTGAAGATTGTGATAAATCATTTGTACAGAAGATCAATTTTATTCATCACCGAAAGAAGCATCTACCCAACGATGAACGTCCGTTTCCTTGCGGCGAGTGCGGTAAAGCTTTCTTTGAGCGATCTCATCTGcaaagacatcagttttttcaCTCCGAAGAGAGACCGTTCAAATGTGGACTTTGCGGGAAGTGTTATAAGACGGAACGCTGTTTGAAG GTGCATTCGGCAGTTCACAATGCCGATCGTCCGTTTGTGTGTAACGAATGTAACAAGGGGTTTCTGAGCAGCTCTAAACTTCGTCAGCATAGCAATATTCATTCGGGATTACGTCCCTTTAAGTGTAAATATTGCTCTAgagattttacaaattttcCCAATTGGTTAAAACACATACGTCGGCGGCATAAAGTGGATCACCGAACCGGTGAGAAGTTGGACAGTGTTCCAAAGTTTATGACAAAGAAAAAAGAGAAGATAGTAACACACAAAAAGGACGAAGTTCGAGATAAGCAAGCAAAAGCCCGCCAGATCAAGAAAAAACAACTGAAAGAGGTTTTCCAATTAGCAATTAAAGAGGAAAGTCTTCCCTTTGTTGGGGAAAACTCCAACATTGATCTCAATTTGGTGTCGAAAGATGACTTACTTCAGCCTCTGAAAATGGAGGAAATGGATGATATCTTTCCCCAGCTTTCTGACTCTGTTGTTCAGGAAGAAAACACAACAACGCAGAACGTGTGTACCGCATCGCTGCATAGAAAAGTCGAAAGCGGAGAACACGTTTCAGAACCTCTTGGATCGCCAGCAACGAGGCACGATGACATGCTCGATCCACCTCCTCTGGGACTCGCAGCGGATGACAGTGAACTGTTTCAGTTCGGCTACGTACAACCGGAATTCGATTGTGATTTTAGCATTAAGAACGACTTTAGCTTAAGAACCGAGGCTGTCAATGTGATTAGAGAAAGCG aaTCGGGCATGAGATCCCCACCAGTTGATGGTCTGTCATCGCATGGGACTGGACTGGTGTATGATATTAATAGTGAACTACCGATCTTTCCGACACTGATCTCAATATGTGGTGAAGAGCAGCAGTTTCAGCTCATTAATCCAAACTTTATTCATTTACCGCAACTTCGAAGGGCAACTTCAGCTAGTGGAACGGATGTCGTAACTTTAAA AATCGAAACACCGTAA